One Synechococcus sp. JA-2-3B'a(2-13) genomic window carries:
- a CDS encoding CTP synthase: protein MTKFVFVTGGVVSSIGKGIVAASLGRLLKSRNYTVSILKLDPYINVDPGTMSPYQHGEVFVTDDGAETDLDLGHYERFTDTNMSKLNNVTTGAIYQAVIHKERRGDYQGSTVQVIPHVTQEIKERIRRVARETNPDVVLVEVGGTVGDIESLPFLEAIRQFRKDVGRANVAYVHVTLVPLIKAAGEMKTKPTQHSVKELRSIGIQPDVLVCRCEQPLPRGIKEKISEFCDVPVECVIQAQDAPSIYDVPLVLEQEGLAQRVLEILNLDPQQPDLREWELLVQRLHHPQEQVEIAIVGKYVRLTDAYLSVAEALRHAGLALNAGVTLRWISSEEIEERGPEALLSGVDGVVVPGGFGNRGIEGKVASICYVRERGIPFLGLCLGMQCAVIDWGCHIAQLERANSYEFDPDTPHPVISLLPEQKDVEDLGGTLRLGLYPCRIMPNTLAAKLYGEAIIYERHRHRYEFNNAYRSLFLDSGYVISGVSPDNRLVEIIELPSHPFFIATQFHPEFRSRPNRPHPLFLGLIEAALRSRPQPRPLQLQKMG from the coding sequence ATGACCAAGTTTGTCTTCGTCACCGGTGGAGTGGTCTCCAGCATCGGCAAAGGCATTGTGGCGGCCAGCTTGGGTCGCCTGCTCAAATCCCGTAACTACACGGTGTCGATTTTGAAGCTGGATCCCTATATCAATGTGGATCCCGGCACCATGAGCCCCTACCAACATGGGGAAGTGTTTGTTACCGACGATGGCGCCGAGACGGACTTGGACTTGGGCCACTACGAGCGCTTCACCGACACCAACATGTCCAAGCTCAACAACGTTACCACCGGCGCCATCTACCAGGCGGTGATCCACAAAGAGCGGCGGGGGGATTACCAGGGCAGCACGGTGCAGGTGATCCCCCACGTCACCCAAGAGATTAAAGAGCGCATCCGGCGAGTGGCCCGCGAGACCAACCCCGACGTGGTGCTGGTGGAGGTGGGGGGCACGGTGGGGGATATCGAGTCTTTGCCCTTTTTGGAGGCCATCCGCCAATTTCGCAAGGATGTGGGCCGGGCCAATGTCGCCTATGTGCATGTCACCCTGGTGCCCCTGATCAAAGCGGCAGGGGAGATGAAAACCAAGCCCACCCAGCACTCGGTGAAGGAGCTGCGCTCTATTGGTATCCAGCCGGACGTGTTGGTGTGCCGCTGCGAACAGCCATTGCCCCGCGGGATCAAGGAGAAGATCTCCGAGTTTTGCGATGTGCCGGTGGAATGTGTGATTCAGGCTCAGGATGCCCCCAGTATCTACGATGTGCCTTTGGTGCTCGAGCAGGAGGGGTTGGCGCAGCGGGTTTTGGAGATCCTCAACCTGGATCCCCAGCAGCCCGACCTACGGGAGTGGGAGCTCCTGGTGCAGCGGCTGCACCACCCCCAAGAGCAGGTGGAGATTGCCATTGTCGGCAAATACGTGCGCCTTACGGATGCCTATCTTTCGGTGGCCGAGGCCCTGCGCCATGCCGGGTTGGCCCTCAATGCCGGCGTCACGCTGCGCTGGATCTCTTCTGAGGAGATCGAAGAGCGGGGACCAGAGGCATTGCTTTCCGGCGTGGATGGAGTGGTGGTGCCAGGGGGGTTTGGCAATCGCGGCATCGAGGGCAAAGTGGCCAGTATTTGCTACGTGAGGGAGCGGGGCATTCCCTTTCTGGGCCTGTGTCTGGGCATGCAATGCGCGGTGATCGACTGGGGATGTCACATTGCCCAACTGGAGCGGGCCAATAGCTATGAGTTTGACCCCGATACCCCCCACCCTGTCATCAGCCTGCTGCCGGAGCAGAAAGATGTAGAGGATCTGGGAGGAACCCTGCGGCTGGGCCTCTATCCCTGTCGCATCATGCCCAATACCCTAGCGGCCAAGCTCTACGGTGAGGCCATCATCTACGAGCGGCACCGCCATCGCTATGAGTTTAACAATGCCTACCGCAGCCTTTTTCTAGACTCCGGCTATGTTATCAGCGGAGTCTCGCCGGATAACCGCTTGGTGGAGATTATCGAGCTGCCCAGCCACCCCTTCTTCATCGCCACCCAATTCCATCCGGAGTTTCGCTCCCGCCCCAACCGCCCCCACCCCCTCTTTTTGGGGTTGATCGAAGCTGCCCTGCGCAGCCGCCCTCAGCCTCGCCCCCTGCAGTTGCAGAAGATGGGCTAG
- a CDS encoding aldo/keto reductase, with amino-acid sequence MEFIDLAETGLKLSRVGLGTWSMTGDWWGPADPEEAYATLRKAIDLGITLFDTAPAYGRGLSEVLLGRAIRDAGCRDRLVIATKAGLQWVNGKVVRNCSLSWLAQDLENSLRRLQTEVIDIYQVHWPDPLEPLEETAAFFQRLLQEGKIRAIGVSNFSPEQMDRFRQVAPLHTAQPPYNLFERQIEAEVLPYCREHGIHTLVYSPLCRGLLSGRMTPQTTFPPGDMRAGIDPKFVEPRYSQYLKAAEALSQFAQDRYGKTLAQLAVRWLLDQPGVSVALWGARKPHHLEAISGLWGWSLDAEAMQTIEDILQRYVPESIPPSFMSPPARAA; translated from the coding sequence ATGGAGTTCATCGATCTTGCCGAGACGGGTCTAAAACTAAGCCGCGTGGGGCTGGGCACCTGGAGCATGACGGGGGATTGGTGGGGGCCAGCAGATCCTGAGGAGGCCTACGCCACTCTCCGCAAGGCCATTGACCTAGGCATCACCCTCTTTGACACCGCTCCGGCCTACGGCCGCGGCCTTTCGGAAGTGCTTTTGGGACGGGCCATCCGGGATGCCGGCTGCCGGGATCGCCTAGTCATTGCCACCAAGGCCGGCCTGCAGTGGGTCAACGGCAAGGTGGTGCGCAACTGCAGCCTCAGTTGGCTAGCTCAGGATTTGGAAAACTCCCTCCGCCGCCTGCAGACGGAGGTCATTGACATCTACCAGGTACACTGGCCAGATCCCCTAGAGCCCCTGGAGGAAACAGCCGCCTTTTTCCAGCGCCTGCTGCAGGAAGGCAAGATCCGCGCCATTGGGGTCAGCAACTTTTCCCCCGAACAGATGGATCGGTTTCGCCAGGTGGCTCCTTTGCACACCGCTCAGCCCCCCTACAACCTGTTCGAGCGGCAGATTGAAGCAGAGGTCTTGCCCTACTGTCGAGAGCACGGCATTCACACCTTGGTGTACAGCCCCCTCTGCCGAGGTCTGCTGAGCGGACGGATGACGCCGCAAACCACCTTCCCCCCAGGGGACATGCGCGCCGGGATCGACCCCAAGTTTGTTGAACCGCGCTACTCCCAGTACCTAAAGGCGGCAGAGGCATTGAGCCAGTTTGCTCAGGATCGCTATGGCAAGACCTTGGCTCAGTTAGCAGTGCGCTGGCTGCTGGATCAACCAGGGGTGAGTGTGGCACTGTGGGGGGCGCGCAAACCCCATCATCTGGAGGCAATATCCGGCCTTTGGGGCTGGTCGTTGGATGCGGAAGCGATGCAGACCATCGAGGATATTTTGCAAAGGTATGTTCCCGAGTCCATTCCCCCCAGCTTTATGTCCCCGCCTGCCCGCGCTGCCTAG
- a CDS encoding heavy metal translocating P-type ATPase, with the protein MAIPDAFASAVRSTLTHKADRPRDPADQNGPTAPSQAGSLILHVGGMSCAGCVRTVEQALLRQPGVVKASVNLVTESALVEFAPGIRPDPQHLAQILTEAGFPSRYSSEGEALSGGSSVRVSGAEHSQDPSSPPGGWEEALDVPADPLSRQRQQTRHHIRQALTAAFLLLISAAGHLDLFARLGLPLLNDVWLHWGLATLTFVGPARGIVLDGWRGARRLAPNMNTLVTLGSGSAYLASLVGLLAPQVGWECFFDEPVMMLSFILLGRALEQHSRLRAASSLQSLVSLCPSLARRVQLAEKAGSLASSPEGNLDLGSQTGEWCPVEQVRVGDWLQVRAGEQIPVDGEVIAGQATVNEGMLTGEPLPVLKQAGDPVVAGTLNQSGLLLCRATRTGKDTTLAQIIRLVEEAQARKAPIQGIADQVAGYFTYGVVTLAILTFGFWYWIGIPLWGSGGAEHFVLAGFSLHAHLHLGDHPPHPTPLLSSLKMAIAVLVVACPCALGLATPMAILVGTGLGAERGLLIRGGDVLEKAHRLQTVVFDKTGTLTQGDPHLTDCLSLDPSLDPNRLLQLAATVESGTRHPLAQAILQAARTQGLPLLSAGEFQTQPGIGVAAQVEGQAVVLGSLDGLAALGIPLSQETQAQAEALLAAGKTVVGVAVEGSLVGLLAAQDPLRPDAQATLQQLRKMGLQVVLLTGDRAEVAHQVAEALQVPGIRVIAEVHPADKAQVIRDLQTQGQRVAMVGDGINDAPALAQADVGIALHSATDAALETADIILMRNRLWDVVEAIRLSRATFRKIQQNLLWAVGYNLVGIPVAAGVLLPPFGIGLSPAIAGGLMALSSLSVILNSLLLRRTFVPRRSSSSRS; encoded by the coding sequence ATGGCCATCCCAGATGCATTCGCGTCAGCAGTGCGGAGCACTTTGACCCATAAAGCAGACAGGCCAAGGGATCCGGCTGACCAGAATGGGCCCACAGCGCCTTCTCAGGCGGGATCCCTGATTCTCCACGTGGGGGGCATGAGTTGTGCCGGCTGCGTTCGCACCGTTGAGCAGGCCCTGCTGAGACAGCCGGGGGTGGTTAAGGCCAGCGTTAACCTGGTTACCGAGTCGGCCCTTGTGGAGTTTGCCCCTGGGATCCGGCCCGACCCGCAGCACCTGGCCCAGATTTTGACAGAGGCAGGGTTTCCCAGCCGCTACAGTTCAGAGGGTGAGGCCCTCTCCGGCGGGAGTTCCGTTCGCGTCAGCGGTGCGGAGCACTCTCAAGATCCCTCTTCCCCTCCCGGTGGGTGGGAAGAAGCCTTGGATGTGCCTGCGGATCCCCTCTCTCGGCAGCGACAGCAGACCCGACACCACATTCGCCAAGCGCTCACCGCCGCTTTTTTGCTGCTGATTTCTGCCGCCGGACACTTGGATCTCTTCGCCCGTCTGGGCTTGCCCCTCCTTAATGATGTCTGGCTGCACTGGGGCTTGGCGACCTTGACTTTTGTCGGCCCGGCTCGCGGCATTGTCCTGGATGGTTGGAGAGGGGCACGGCGGCTGGCCCCCAACATGAACACCTTGGTTACCTTGGGATCCGGATCGGCCTACCTGGCCAGTCTGGTGGGGTTGTTGGCCCCTCAGGTGGGCTGGGAGTGCTTTTTCGACGAGCCCGTCATGATGCTCAGCTTCATCCTGTTGGGACGGGCCTTGGAACAGCACAGCCGCCTGCGGGCGGCCAGCAGCCTGCAATCGCTGGTGAGCTTGTGTCCCAGTTTGGCTCGGCGGGTTCAGCTTGCAGAGAAGGCGGGATCTCTGGCTTCCAGCCCAGAGGGGAACCTGGATCTGGGATCCCAAACCGGAGAATGGTGCCCTGTCGAACAGGTGCGAGTGGGGGATTGGCTCCAAGTGCGGGCCGGCGAACAGATCCCGGTGGATGGAGAAGTCATTGCCGGCCAGGCCACGGTCAACGAGGGGATGCTGACAGGGGAACCCTTGCCGGTGCTGAAACAAGCGGGGGATCCCGTGGTGGCGGGAACGCTGAACCAATCGGGGTTGCTGCTGTGCCGGGCGACGCGCACCGGGAAAGACACCACCTTGGCCCAGATCATCCGCCTGGTGGAAGAGGCCCAAGCTCGCAAGGCCCCCATCCAAGGGATAGCCGACCAGGTGGCGGGCTACTTCACCTATGGGGTGGTCACGCTGGCCATTCTCACCTTTGGGTTCTGGTACTGGATTGGGATCCCGCTTTGGGGGAGCGGCGGTGCGGAGCACTTCGTCCTGGCGGGGTTCAGCCTGCACGCCCATCTGCATCTGGGTGACCATCCCCCTCACCCCACACCCCTGCTCAGCAGCCTCAAGATGGCCATTGCCGTTTTGGTGGTGGCCTGCCCCTGTGCTTTGGGGTTGGCTACGCCGATGGCCATCCTGGTGGGTACTGGCTTGGGAGCCGAGCGGGGTTTGCTCATCCGAGGGGGAGATGTTCTGGAGAAAGCCCATCGCTTGCAAACGGTGGTCTTCGACAAAACCGGCACCCTCACCCAAGGGGATCCCCACCTGACGGACTGTCTCAGCCTTGACCCCTCCCTGGATCCCAATCGCCTACTCCAACTGGCGGCCACAGTGGAAAGCGGCACTCGCCACCCTCTGGCGCAAGCCATTTTGCAAGCCGCCCGCACCCAGGGTTTGCCGTTGCTCTCCGCCGGCGAGTTTCAAACCCAACCGGGGATAGGGGTTGCTGCCCAAGTGGAAGGGCAGGCAGTGGTATTGGGATCCCTGGATGGGCTGGCTGCTTTGGGGATCCCGCTGTCCCAGGAGACCCAGGCCCAGGCCGAGGCGCTACTGGCAGCCGGCAAAACGGTGGTGGGCGTGGCTGTAGAGGGATCCCTGGTGGGGCTGCTGGCAGCCCAGGATCCCTTGCGGCCCGATGCGCAGGCAACGCTGCAACAGCTCCGGAAAATGGGCCTGCAGGTGGTTTTGCTAACCGGCGATCGGGCGGAGGTGGCCCACCAGGTGGCTGAGGCTCTGCAAGTGCCCGGGATCCGCGTTATCGCCGAGGTTCACCCGGCAGACAAAGCTCAAGTCATCCGCGACCTGCAGACCCAAGGCCAGAGAGTTGCCATGGTGGGAGATGGCATTAACGACGCTCCGGCTTTGGCCCAAGCCGATGTGGGCATCGCCCTGCACTCAGCCACTGATGCGGCCTTAGAAACCGCCGATATCATCCTCATGCGCAACCGCCTCTGGGATGTGGTGGAAGCTATCCGCCTCAGCCGCGCCACCTTCCGCAAGATCCAGCAAAATCTCCTCTGGGCTGTCGGCTACAACCTGGTAGGGATCCCGGTGGCAGCAGGCGTGCTCCTACCCCCCTTTGGCATTGGGCTTAGCCCGGCAATCGCTGGGGGTCTCATGGCCTTGAGTTCCCTCAGTGTAATCCTCAATTCACTCCTCTTGAGGCGAACTTTTGTACCCCGTAGATCTTCGAGTAGCCGCAGCTAA
- a CDS encoding DUF4388 domain-containing protein, with amino-acid sequence MAMLGDLQEFSLCDLLHLMEKGKKAGQLSIWAPNGIQRIWFYQGRVVAALTPEEKHRLESLLTRFGLVDEQVVSQLVARGLEEPLGRCLQRQGLISPVDLAKLFRHQLQTGLYSLFALESGQFSFLPNVPMPYREMTGLSKSATAAVLEALQQLKLEQRPEKDLPEPDSCFWRTSTELPLFKLSALEWSILEQVSPSRKLTALAQALGADLLEVRYACARLAKLGLISPCEGPTVLARSSSASRLQLSESVAEEANPEQVRERLGARVPGLQDEGGPVKPSLVSRLATLLKGMREK; translated from the coding sequence ATGGCGATGCTTGGAGATCTTCAGGAATTTTCCTTATGCGACCTGTTGCATTTAATGGAAAAGGGTAAGAAAGCAGGGCAATTATCCATCTGGGCACCCAATGGCATTCAGCGGATTTGGTTTTACCAAGGTCGGGTGGTCGCCGCCCTCACCCCTGAAGAAAAGCATCGTTTGGAAAGCCTGCTGACGCGCTTTGGCTTGGTGGACGAGCAGGTGGTCAGCCAGTTGGTCGCTAGGGGCTTGGAGGAGCCTCTGGGGCGTTGCCTGCAGCGGCAAGGGTTGATCTCGCCCGTAGATTTGGCCAAGCTCTTTCGCCATCAACTGCAAACCGGCCTCTACAGCCTCTTCGCCCTCGAATCCGGCCAGTTCAGCTTCCTGCCCAACGTGCCCATGCCCTACCGAGAAATGACTGGCCTCAGCAAAAGCGCCACCGCTGCCGTCCTGGAAGCCCTGCAGCAGCTCAAGCTGGAGCAACGCCCCGAAAAAGACCTGCCCGAACCCGATAGTTGCTTTTGGCGTACCAGCACCGAACTGCCTCTGTTCAAGCTTTCTGCGCTGGAGTGGTCGATCCTGGAGCAGGTGTCGCCTTCTCGCAAGCTGACGGCTTTGGCTCAAGCCCTGGGGGCAGACCTGCTGGAGGTGCGCTATGCCTGCGCCCGTCTGGCGAAGCTGGGGTTGATCAGTCCCTGTGAGGGCCCAACGGTTCTGGCTCGGTCTTCTTCGGCCAGTCGCTTGCAACTGTCCGAGTCGGTGGCTGAGGAAGCAAATCCTGAGCAGGTGAGAGAGAGGCTGGGGGCAAGGGTGCCTGGTCTCCAGGATGAGGGCGGCCCCGTCAAGCCTTCTCTGGTCAGTCGATTGGCCACCCTCCTCAAGGGCATGCGCGAAAAGTGA
- a CDS encoding DUF4388 domain-containing protein gives MAIVGDLQEFSLPDLLQLIERGSKTGQLCIWAPRGIYRIWFYQGRVIAALPPQEEHRLESLLAHSGLVSERVVEKLASFCGSEEPLGRCLQRQGLITPAALAKLFRHQLQTGLYSLFALESGQFSFLPNVPMPYREMTGLSKSATAAVLEALQQLKLEQQPEKDLPEPDSCFWRTSTELPLFKLSALEWGILEQVSPSRKLTALAQALGADLLEVRYACARLAKLGLISPCEGPTVLARSGHLELSKSIAEEVNPEPVRERLGARVPGLQDEGGPVKPSLVSRLATLLKGMREK, from the coding sequence ATGGCCATAGTTGGAGACCTCCAAGAATTTTCCTTGCCTGATTTGTTGCAGCTGATCGAGAGAGGCAGCAAAACAGGACAGCTCTGTATTTGGGCGCCCAGAGGTATCTACAGGATCTGGTTTTACCAAGGTCGGGTCATTGCTGCCCTACCACCTCAGGAAGAACACCGCCTGGAGAGCCTGCTGGCCCACTCTGGCTTGGTGAGCGAGCGGGTAGTCGAGAAGCTGGCTTCCTTTTGCGGCTCGGAAGAGCCTCTGGGGCGTTGCTTGCAGCGGCAAGGGTTGATTACCCCAGCAGCCCTGGCCAAGCTCTTCCGCCATCAACTGCAAACCGGCCTCTACAGCCTCTTTGCCCTCGAATCCGGCCAGTTCAGCTTCCTGCCCAACGTGCCCATGCCCTACCGAGAAATGACTGGCCTCAGCAAAAGCGCTACCGCTGCCGTCCTGGAAGCCCTGCAGCAGCTCAAGCTAGAGCAGCAGCCCGAAAAAGACCTGCCAGAGCCCGATAGCTGCTTTTGGCGTACCAGCACCGAACTGCCTCTGTTCAAACTTTCTGCGCTGGAGTGGGGGATCCTGGAGCAGGTGTCGCCTTCTCGCAAGCTGACGGCTTTGGCTCAAGCCCTGGGGGCCGACTTGTTGGAGGTGCGCTATGCCTGCGCCCGTCTGGCCAAGCTGGGGTTGATCAGCCCCTGTGAGGGGCCAACGGTTCTGGCTCGGTCTGGTCACTTGGAGCTGTCCAAGTCGATTGCTGAGGAGGTGAATCCCGAGCCGGTGAGGGAGAGGCTGGGGGCAAGGGTGCCTGGTCTCCAGGATGAGGGCGGCCCCGTCAAGCCTTCTCTGGTCAGTCGATTAGCCACCCTCCTCAAGGGCATGCGCGAAAAATAA
- a CDS encoding roadblock/LC7 domain-containing protein: MANLSSLQAILQSYVANTPEVQGAAVVTPDGLPLASTLPVGMDEERTSAMSAAMLSLGERIGRELGRGAIERVFVQGEKGYGVLTSCGPDAVLLTIASHEVKQGLLFLEIKRVAASIAEAMK; this comes from the coding sequence ATGGCTAATCTGTCCTCTTTGCAGGCGATCCTCCAGAGCTATGTTGCCAACACACCGGAAGTCCAGGGAGCAGCAGTGGTCACCCCCGACGGGCTACCTTTAGCTTCCACACTGCCTGTGGGTATGGATGAAGAGAGAACCTCTGCTATGTCGGCTGCCATGCTTTCTTTGGGCGAACGGATTGGGAGAGAGCTAGGGCGCGGAGCCATAGAGAGAGTTTTTGTACAGGGGGAAAAAGGATACGGGGTTTTAACCAGTTGTGGCCCCGATGCCGTCTTGCTGACAATTGCCAGTCATGAAGTCAAGCAGGGCTTGCTTTTTTTGGAAATTAAGCGAGTCGCGGCAAGCATTGCAGAGGCAATGAAGTAA
- a CDS encoding protoglobin domain-containing protein → MAIKPSELLQVLISRTQFTDDDKKVLQQSADWGGSIAAEMSDAFYGYLDRDAEMAAVIAKHNRQRLGQTFADWFKEMFTGMDNWGPQYAERRWKIGIVHVRVGIGPQHVVPAMATVVQEVSRRLVKEGKPEQLRTSLSKVCMIDLSFIEQAYLEVAYNAVQQETGMSEALFKRLIANGANSLI, encoded by the coding sequence ATGGCCATTAAACCTTCTGAGCTGCTCCAAGTCCTGATCTCACGCACGCAATTCACAGATGATGACAAGAAAGTTTTGCAGCAAAGTGCTGACTGGGGCGGCAGTATCGCGGCGGAAATGTCAGACGCCTTTTACGGCTATCTGGATCGCGATGCCGAAATGGCGGCAGTGATAGCCAAGCACAACCGGCAGCGGCTGGGCCAAACCTTTGCCGACTGGTTCAAGGAAATGTTTACGGGCATGGATAACTGGGGGCCACAATACGCTGAGCGGCGCTGGAAGATTGGCATAGTTCATGTGCGCGTTGGGATCGGCCCTCAACATGTTGTGCCTGCTATGGCCACAGTTGTGCAGGAGGTCAGTCGGCGGTTGGTGAAAGAAGGCAAGCCTGAGCAGTTGCGCACCAGCTTGAGCAAGGTCTGTATGATTGACCTCTCCTTTATTGAGCAAGCCTACCTTGAGGTGGCCTATAACGCCGTGCAACAGGAAACAGGCATGAGCGAGGCTTTATTCAAACGGTTAATTGCCAATGGTGCCAACAGTTTAATTTGA
- a CDS encoding GTP-binding protein, translating to MRIVVTGPVGAGKSTFIRTISEIEVVDTDCKATDEVAELKKTTTVSMDFGRLRIGEDEEEMWLHLYGTPGQSRFNFMWDILIKRAHGYVLLVPAHLPGQFRNAQAIQSFMKVRTSAPCVIGITHVDQPNAWDPEDILLILGNQDGAIPHTTLNAQEPSSVANTLLLLVEQMMPQVVV from the coding sequence TTGCGAATTGTTGTAACAGGGCCGGTGGGAGCTGGAAAGTCTACCTTTATTCGCACGATTAGCGAGATTGAGGTAGTAGACACCGATTGCAAAGCAACGGACGAGGTGGCAGAGCTGAAGAAAACCACGACGGTAAGCATGGACTTCGGCCGCTTGAGAATTGGAGAGGATGAAGAAGAGATGTGGCTGCATCTCTACGGTACTCCCGGCCAGTCTCGCTTTAACTTTATGTGGGATATTTTAATTAAGCGCGCCCACGGCTATGTTCTTCTGGTGCCCGCGCACCTGCCGGGTCAATTTCGCAATGCCCAAGCCATTCAATCTTTTATGAAGGTGAGAACAAGTGCCCCCTGCGTGATTGGGATCACCCACGTCGATCAACCCAATGCCTGGGATCCAGAAGACATTTTGTTAATTTTGGGGAATCAAGATGGCGCGATTCCCCACACCACTTTGAATGCTCAAGAGCCATCTTCTGTTGCCAACACGTTGCTTCTGTTGGTTGAGCAAATGATGCCCCAGGTGGTTGTTTGA
- the pyrE gene encoding orotate phosphoribosyltransferase, translated as MLLLDCSPLTLSPEEAREKLLYLLAQLAYREGSFTLTSGQKSPYYINCKPVTLHPQGAYWVGSLLHRLLPPETEAVAGMTLGADPLVTAVSLASLRAEPANLAALIVRKEPKGHGTQAWIEGPELPAGSRVWILEDVVTTGSSALKAVERVRAAGYRAEGILALVDRLEGAEDRCREAGIPFRRLFTLPEVQACHRALTSGKSKD; from the coding sequence GTGTTGCTTCTCGATTGCTCTCCCCTGACCCTTTCCCCAGAGGAAGCGCGGGAGAAACTGTTGTATCTCCTCGCCCAACTGGCCTATCGAGAAGGCTCCTTTACCCTCACTTCTGGACAGAAGAGCCCCTACTACATCAACTGCAAACCGGTTACCCTTCACCCCCAAGGAGCTTATTGGGTGGGATCCCTGCTGCACCGACTGTTGCCGCCCGAAACCGAGGCAGTGGCCGGAATGACGCTGGGGGCAGATCCCCTGGTGACGGCGGTGAGTTTGGCCTCCCTGAGGGCTGAGCCTGCCAACCTAGCCGCCCTAATCGTGCGCAAAGAGCCCAAGGGGCACGGCACGCAAGCCTGGATCGAGGGGCCGGAGTTGCCGGCAGGCAGTCGGGTGTGGATCCTGGAAGATGTGGTGACCACCGGCAGTTCTGCTTTGAAGGCTGTCGAACGGGTGCGGGCAGCCGGCTACCGGGCGGAAGGGATCCTGGCTTTGGTGGATCGGCTGGAAGGGGCAGAAGACCGCTGCCGAGAAGCAGGGATCCCCTTTCGTCGCCTATTCACCCTTCCAGAAGTGCAGGCTTGCCATCGGGCCTTGACCTCAGGAAAATCAAAGGACTAG
- a CDS encoding polysaccharide deacetylase family protein — translation MLPPAYSALPSRNLPSLPDQARVAVYVVMNIEHFTFGKLGTAIQPHLTSSPEIANYGWRDYGNRVGIWRLFELFAELGIPVTAALNAEMVQLYPPIIEGIRQYGWSVLAHGWNNSTGHSGLAREAEQELIERSLSLLEKVSGSRPWGWLTPGFSVSENTFDLLKAAGIRYTTDWVNDDQPYWFPTAAGPLLGIPYTLEANDISLCLSARLSAEAFAQALIDQFDQLWQDGERSPRIMAIGLHPFIVGQPLRMGSLKKALQHIQSRPHTWLTTGDGLYNWYAQACPAPEVA, via the coding sequence ATGCTGCCCCCTGCCTACTCAGCTCTGCCCAGCCGAAATCTGCCAAGCCTACCGGATCAGGCGCGGGTGGCTGTGTACGTGGTGATGAACATCGAGCACTTCACCTTTGGCAAGCTGGGCACAGCCATTCAACCCCATCTCACCAGCTCCCCTGAGATCGCCAACTATGGCTGGCGGGACTACGGCAATCGGGTGGGCATTTGGCGCTTGTTTGAGCTGTTTGCCGAGCTGGGGATCCCGGTGACTGCCGCCTTGAATGCAGAAATGGTGCAGCTTTACCCCCCCATCATCGAAGGGATCCGCCAATACGGCTGGTCGGTGTTGGCCCACGGCTGGAACAACTCCACCGGCCACAGCGGCCTGGCCCGCGAAGCCGAACAAGAGCTCATCGAGCGCAGCTTGTCCCTTTTGGAGAAGGTTTCCGGATCCCGACCCTGGGGCTGGCTGACACCGGGGTTTTCCGTTAGCGAGAATACTTTTGACCTGCTCAAGGCTGCCGGGATCCGCTACACCACCGACTGGGTAAACGACGACCAACCCTACTGGTTCCCAACTGCCGCCGGCCCCCTCTTGGGGATCCCCTACACCCTGGAGGCCAACGACATCAGCCTCTGTCTGAGCGCCCGCCTGTCGGCAGAAGCCTTTGCCCAGGCCCTCATCGACCAGTTTGATCAACTCTGGCAAGATGGGGAACGCTCCCCTCGCATCATGGCCATCGGCCTGCACCCCTTTATTGTCGGGCAGCCTCTGCGGATGGGATCCCTGAAAAAAGCCTTGCAGCACATCCAATCTCGCCCTCATACTTGGCTCACCACCGGCGATGGTCTCTACAACTGGTACGCCCAAGCCTGCCCTGCCCCCGAGGTGGCCTGA